A genomic window from Candidatus Liberibacter americanus str. Sao Paulo includes:
- a CDS encoding TIGR02300 family protein — protein sequence MAKSDLGTKRTCPDTGKKFYDLNRGTIVSPYTNTSFSRSYFEKASNTDDNEECKITENIEAKSFAKHRSSDEEENSESKKDNASLDLEYAPEIDIENEDVLLEESDDDTDSRVVDIDITDEDDS from the coding sequence TTGGCAAAATCAGATTTAGGAACTAAAAGAACTTGCCCAGATACTGGCAAAAAGTTTTATGATCTAAATAGAGGAACTATTGTATCACCTTACACTAATACCTCATTTTCTCGGTCATATTTTGAAAAAGCATCAAATACAGATGATAATGAAGAGTGTAAAATTACAGAAAACATAGAAGCAAAATCTTTTGCTAAGCATAGATCTTCTGATGAAGAGGAAAATTCCGAATCCAAAAAAGATAATGCAAGCCTTGATTTAGAATATGCTCCAGAAATAGACATAGAAAATGAAGATGTTCTTCTTGAGGAAAGTGATGACGATACGGATTCAAGAGTAGTTGACATAGATATTACTGACGAAGATGATTCGTAA